A genomic segment from Spinacia oleracea cultivar Varoflay chromosome 3, BTI_SOV_V1, whole genome shotgun sequence encodes:
- the LOC110800962 gene encoding nucleosome assembly protein 1;4 isoform X2, giving the protein MTNNDINMSTIAAALNSGDNSAILNAIKAAKAANDILDKLPPNVLKRVEVLRQIQSDHDELEEKFFEERRALEDKYQKLYQPLYTKRYEIVNGVVEVEGVDSKPAADLGADEAAEGVPNFWLTAMKTNEVLVESIQERDEEALKYLKDIKWSRVELPKGDDQKGDASKGFKLEFFFDPNPYFTNLVLTKTYYMIDEDEPILEKAIGTEIEWCPGKCLTQKLLKKKPKKGSKNAKPIIKTETVESFFNFFSPPDVPEDEEEIDEDAADELQSLMEQDYDVGSTIREKIIPHAVHWFTGEAAQDDEFEDLGDDDEDEDDDEDEDDDDEDEDEDDDDDDEEDDKHSHQKKRGTKALGAAAQQPGDRPPECKQQ; this is encoded by the exons ATGACCAATAACGACATCAATATGTCCACCATCGCCGCCG CCCTTAATTCAGGGGACAATTCAGCAATTCTTAACGCTATTAAG GCTGCAAAAGCTGCGAATGATATTCTTGATAAATTACCGCCTAATGTTCTGAAGCGTGTCGAGGTTTTGAGGCAGATTCAG AGTGACCATGATGAACTTGAAGAGAAATTCTTCGAGGAAAGAAGAGCACTTGAAGATAAATACCAGAAACTATACCAACCACTCTACACAAAG AGATATGAGATTGTTAATGGCGTTGTTGAAGTTGAAGGAGTTGATAGTAAACCAGCTGCAGACTTAGGAGCAGATGAAGCTGCTGAAG GAGTGCCTAATTTCTGGCTCACTGCAATGAAGACTAATGAAGTTCTGGTTGAATCG ATCCAGGAACGTGATGAAGAAGCTCTCAAATATCTAAAAGATATTAAGTGGTCTAGGGTTGAATTGCCCAAGGGTGACGATCAAAAGGGTGATGCTTCCAAGGGATTCAAGCTTGAATTTTTCTTTGACCCTAATCCTTATTTTACAAATTTAGTTTTGACAAAGACATACTACATGATTGACGAGGATGAACCTATTTTGGAGAAAGCCATCGG GACGGAGATAGAGTGGTGTCCAGGGAAATGTCTGACCCAGAAGCTTTTGAAAAAGAAGCCAAAAAAGGGATCTAAGAACGCCAAACCAATTATAAAAACAGAAACTGTTGAGAGCTTTTTCAATTTCTTCAGCCCCCCTGATGTCCCAGAGGATGAAGAGGAGATTGATGAGGATGCT gcgGATGAGTTACAATCTCTTATGGAGCAAGATTATGATGTTGG GTCAACAATTCGTGAAAAAATAATTCCACATGCCGTGCATTGGTTTACTGGTGAAGCTGCTCAGGATGATGAGTTTGAGGATCTAGGTGAcgatgatgaagatgaagacGATGACGAAGATGAggacgatgatgatgaagatgaagacgaagatgatgatgatgatgatgaggaagatGACAAGCACAGCCACCAGAAGAAG AGAGGTACAAAGGCACTAGGAGCAGCTGCCCAGCAGCCGGGGGACAGGCCACCGGAGTGCAAACAGCAGTGA
- the LOC110800962 gene encoding nucleosome assembly protein 1;4 isoform X1 gives MTNNDINMSTIAAALNSGDNSAILNAIKAAKAANDILDKLPPNVLKRVEVLRQIQSDHDELEEKFFEERRALEDKYQKLYQPLYTKRYEIVNGVVEVEGVDSKPAADLGADEAAEEKGVPNFWLTAMKTNEVLVESIQERDEEALKYLKDIKWSRVELPKGDDQKGDASKGFKLEFFFDPNPYFTNLVLTKTYYMIDEDEPILEKAIGTEIEWCPGKCLTQKLLKKKPKKGSKNAKPIIKTETVESFFNFFSPPDVPEDEEEIDEDAADELQSLMEQDYDVGSTIREKIIPHAVHWFTGEAAQDDEFEDLGDDDEDEDDDEDEDDDDEDEDEDDDDDDEEDDKHSHQKKRGTKALGAAAQQPGDRPPECKQQ, from the exons ATGACCAATAACGACATCAATATGTCCACCATCGCCGCCG CCCTTAATTCAGGGGACAATTCAGCAATTCTTAACGCTATTAAG GCTGCAAAAGCTGCGAATGATATTCTTGATAAATTACCGCCTAATGTTCTGAAGCGTGTCGAGGTTTTGAGGCAGATTCAG AGTGACCATGATGAACTTGAAGAGAAATTCTTCGAGGAAAGAAGAGCACTTGAAGATAAATACCAGAAACTATACCAACCACTCTACACAAAG AGATATGAGATTGTTAATGGCGTTGTTGAAGTTGAAGGAGTTGATAGTAAACCAGCTGCAGACTTAGGAGCAGATGAAGCTGCTGAAG AGAAAGGAGTGCCTAATTTCTGGCTCACTGCAATGAAGACTAATGAAGTTCTGGTTGAATCG ATCCAGGAACGTGATGAAGAAGCTCTCAAATATCTAAAAGATATTAAGTGGTCTAGGGTTGAATTGCCCAAGGGTGACGATCAAAAGGGTGATGCTTCCAAGGGATTCAAGCTTGAATTTTTCTTTGACCCTAATCCTTATTTTACAAATTTAGTTTTGACAAAGACATACTACATGATTGACGAGGATGAACCTATTTTGGAGAAAGCCATCGG GACGGAGATAGAGTGGTGTCCAGGGAAATGTCTGACCCAGAAGCTTTTGAAAAAGAAGCCAAAAAAGGGATCTAAGAACGCCAAACCAATTATAAAAACAGAAACTGTTGAGAGCTTTTTCAATTTCTTCAGCCCCCCTGATGTCCCAGAGGATGAAGAGGAGATTGATGAGGATGCT gcgGATGAGTTACAATCTCTTATGGAGCAAGATTATGATGTTGG GTCAACAATTCGTGAAAAAATAATTCCACATGCCGTGCATTGGTTTACTGGTGAAGCTGCTCAGGATGATGAGTTTGAGGATCTAGGTGAcgatgatgaagatgaagacGATGACGAAGATGAggacgatgatgatgaagatgaagacgaagatgatgatgatgatgatgaggaagatGACAAGCACAGCCACCAGAAGAAG AGAGGTACAAAGGCACTAGGAGCAGCTGCCCAGCAGCCGGGGGACAGGCCACCGGAGTGCAAACAGCAGTGA